A single window of Vibrio stylophorae DNA harbors:
- the rseP gene encoding sigma E protease regulator RseP has product MTAFIWNTCAFILLIGILVAVHEFGHFWVARRCGVKVHRFSIGFGKAIWRRTGKDGTEYVLAIIPLGGYVKMLDARNEQVPDELLGQEFTHKPLWQRSAIVAAGPIANFLLAFFVYWLSFLIGIPSLKPIVEGTEPNSVVSAIEISSPMELTAVNDIQTRDWDEVNLALVQQIGEPQLTLTLTNAAGQSQSYVVNLANWQFEPDQESAISALGLKPFQPQVIPELGLISANSAAEKAGLKVGDHIVAVNQMPLKDWSSFVQVIQNSPNQLVQLTIERDGQTLHVDLTPTPETRNDKLIGLAGVQPMFEPYPKAYQFERQYGPLVALGKAFDKTLKMTEFTFSMIGKLFRGDIGLNNLSGPVSIAQGAGITADYGLVFFLSFMALISINLGIVNLLPLPVLDGGHLLFFAIEGVIRRPVPEKIQEIGFRLGATLLIMMMVLALYNDFFRLLKP; this is encoded by the coding sequence ATGACAGCTTTTATTTGGAATACCTGCGCATTTATTTTACTCATTGGCATTCTTGTCGCCGTCCATGAATTTGGCCACTTTTGGGTTGCCCGCCGATGCGGTGTGAAAGTGCATCGTTTTTCCATTGGTTTTGGTAAAGCGATTTGGCGCCGCACCGGTAAAGACGGCACTGAATATGTGTTGGCGATCATTCCCTTAGGCGGCTACGTCAAAATGTTGGATGCTCGCAATGAGCAGGTTCCTGATGAGCTGTTAGGCCAAGAATTCACCCATAAGCCGCTGTGGCAACGTAGTGCGATTGTTGCTGCTGGCCCTATTGCAAATTTCTTGCTTGCCTTTTTTGTCTATTGGCTTTCATTTCTGATTGGTATTCCATCACTCAAGCCCATTGTTGAAGGCACAGAGCCCAACAGTGTGGTATCGGCGATAGAAATTTCATCGCCAATGGAACTTACTGCAGTAAACGACATCCAAACTCGGGATTGGGATGAGGTGAATTTAGCTCTGGTTCAGCAAATTGGTGAGCCACAACTAACGCTCACTTTGACCAATGCTGCAGGGCAATCTCAATCTTATGTCGTCAACTTAGCGAATTGGCAATTTGAACCTGACCAAGAGTCAGCGATTAGCGCGCTAGGCTTGAAACCATTTCAGCCTCAGGTCATTCCTGAGCTTGGCCTTATCTCAGCAAATAGTGCGGCAGAAAAGGCAGGGTTGAAGGTGGGCGATCACATTGTTGCGGTGAATCAGATGCCGCTCAAAGATTGGTCGAGTTTTGTTCAGGTTATTCAGAATTCGCCGAATCAACTTGTGCAATTGACGATTGAGCGCGATGGCCAAACGTTGCATGTTGATTTGACGCCTACACCTGAAACAAGAAATGACAAGCTGATCGGATTGGCTGGCGTGCAGCCAATGTTTGAGCCTTATCCAAAAGCCTATCAGTTTGAACGTCAATACGGGCCTTTGGTTGCGCTTGGCAAAGCTTTTGACAAAACTTTGAAGATGACTGAATTTACTTTCAGTATGATAGGCAAACTGTTTCGTGGTGATATTGGACTCAATAATTTAAGTGGTCCAGTGTCCATTGCACAGGGTGCAGGAATTACCGCCGATTATGGCTTGGTCTTTTTCCTCTCCTTTATGGCATTGATTAGTATTAATTTAGGGATCGTCAACTTGCTACCTCTCCCCGTACTTGATGGGGGACATTTGCTGTTTTTTGCAATTGAAGGTGTAATTCGTCGGCCTGTGCCTGAGAAAATTCAGGAAATTGGTTTTCGATTGGGCGCGACACTTCTCATTATGATGATGGTGTTAGCGTTATATAACGACTTCTTTCGTCTGTTGAAACCCTAG